The following are from one region of the Gossypium hirsutum isolate 1008001.06 chromosome D03, Gossypium_hirsutum_v2.1, whole genome shotgun sequence genome:
- the LOC107932585 gene encoding protein SHORT-ROOT has protein sequence MDTLFRLVSLQSSDQSLNSSRTSSSSRSSKQNHRYHHHHQEEEDNEECFNVFMDEEDFSSSSSRNYYPYYPYQQQNQPHTHSSSVGGGGGGGGGVAAVTTPTNTSTPTTTHAFESSDYSTAAFSFSSPASDLNNFDFSGKWATDVLLETATAIADRNSGRVQQLMWMLNELGSPYGDIDQKLSSYFLQALFSRMTDSGERCYRTLSSASEKTCSFESMRKMVLKFQEVSPWTTFGHVACNGAIMEAFEGESKLHIIDISNTYCTQWPTLLEALATRSDDTPSLRLTTIVTTKNGCVSTSGGGAAVQKVMKEIGKRMEKFARLMGVPFKFNVIHHTGDLYDLDLSNLDVKDDEALAINCVGTLHSIMDTSRDIVISSFRRLKPRVITVVEEEADLDIGVDGVDFIKGFHECLRWFRVYFEALDESFNRTSNEKLMLERAAGRAIVDLVACSPSESIERREPAARWSRRFHASGFSPVGLSDEVCDDVRALLRRYKDGWSMTQCPDAGIFLSWKDQVVVWASAWRP, from the coding sequence atGGATACTTTGTTTAGGTTAGTAAGTCTTCAATCATCTGATCAATCTTTGAATTCTAGTAGAACATCAAGCAGTTCTCGATCTTCAAAACAAAACCATcgttatcatcatcatcatcaagaagaagaagataacgAAGAATGCTTCAACGTTTTCATGGATGAAGAAGACTTTTCTTCGTCTTCTTCTAGGAATTATTACCCTTATTATCCTTACCAGCAACAAAATCAGCCCCATACCCATTCTTCCTCCGTCGGAGGCGgcggaggtggtggtggtggagtaGCAGCCGTTACGACTCCCACTAACACTTCCACCCCCACCACTACTCATGCTTTTGAATCTTCTGATTATTCAACTgctgctttttctttttcatctccAGCTAGTGATTTGAACAACTTTGATTTCTCCGGCAAGTGGGCAACCGATGTGTTGTTGGAAACGGCGACGGCTATTGCTGATCGGAACAGTGGACGTGTTCAACAGTTGATGTGGATGTTGAATGAACTCGGTTCACCTTACGGTGATATTGATCAAAAACTGAGTTCTTATTTTCTTCAAGCTTTGTTCAGTCGTATGACGGATTCCGGTGAGCGTTGTTACCGGACGTTATCATCGGCATCGGAGAAAACATGTTCGTTTGAATCAATGAGGAAGATGGTATTGAAATTTCAAGAGGTAAGTCCATGGACTACTTTTGGTCATGTTGCTTGTAATGGTGCAATCATGGAAGCTTTTGAAGGTGAAAGTAAGTTACATATAATTGATATAAGCAATACATATTGCACTCAATGGCCTACTTTACTCGAAGCCCTAGCTACCCGTAGTGACGATACGCCGAGTTTAAGGCTTACAACTATCGTCACCACCAAAAACGGCTGCGTTTCAACATCCGGCGGTGGAGCCGCCGTCCAAAAAGTGATGAAAGAAATAGGTAAAAGGATGGAAAAATTCGCTAGATTAATGGGAGTTCCTTTTAAATTCAATGTTATACACCATACCGGTGATTTATATGACTTAGATTTATCAAACCTTGATGTTAAAGACGATGAAGCTTTAGCCATCAACTGTGTTGGCACATTACATTCGATCATGGATACTAGTCGGGACATCGTTATATCGAGCTTCCGGCGATTAAAACCGAGGGTAATCACCGTCGTAGAAGAAGAAGCCGACCTCGATATCGGTGTCGATGGGGTCGATTTCATTAAAGGTTTCCATGAATGTTTAAGATGGTTCAGGGTTTATTTTGAAGCTTTAGATGAAAGTTTCAATAGAACAAGCAACGAAAAGTTGATGCTTGAACGAGCCGCCGGCCGGGCCATCGTTGACTTAGTGGCTTGTTCGCCGTCAGAGTCGATAGAGCGGCGTGAACCAGCCGCGCGTTGGTCAAGGCGGTTCCATGCAAGTGGGTTCAGTCCTGTGGGTTTGAGTGATGAAGTGTGTGATGATGTGCGCGCCTTGTTGAGAAGGTATAAAGATGGTTGGTCGATGACACAATGCCCTGACGCCGGAATATTCTTGTCGTGGAAAGATCAGGTGGTGGTTTGGGCCAGTGCATGGCGGCCTTGA